In uncultured Methanobrevibacter sp., the following are encoded in one genomic region:
- a CDS encoding TetR/AcrR family transcriptional regulator: MNTKQLILENTLKLMIEKQDSLISIREISASSGIAIGGIYHYFSNKEEIYKEITERYYINYYKINIDELRKIKGNAKEKLHDVMAEIFKQKETGIKIETIDDEIDYRIILAILTANGFAHENFQDLCQILLNELKELFTEIINEGQKNREIRQDLPTEDLVESLIIMYMGIEYKWELYLIDDMISTFEDNFNLQWEKIRFRE, translated from the coding sequence ATGAATACAAAACAGTTAATTTTAGAAAATACTTTAAAATTAATGATAGAAAAACAAGACTCTCTCATTTCTATTAGAGAAATAAGTGCATCCTCCGGAATTGCAATTGGTGGAATATATCACTATTTTTCAAACAAAGAAGAGATATATAAAGAAATTACTGAAAGATACTATATAAACTATTACAAAATCAATATAGATGAACTCCGGAAGATAAAGGGAAATGCAAAAGAGAAACTCCACGACGTCATGGCTGAAATTTTTAAGCAAAAAGAAACCGGAATCAAGATTGAAACGATTGATGATGAAATAGACTACAGAATCATATTGGCGATTTTGACTGCAAATGGATTTGCTCATGAAAATTTTCAGGATTTATGCCAAATCCTCCTAAACGAATTGAAGGAATTATTCACAGAAATTATTAATGAAGGTCAAAAAAACAGGGAAATCCGACAAGACCTACCAACCGAAGACCTTGTAGAGTCATTAATTATCATGTACATGGGAATTGAATATAAATGGGAGCTGTATCTAATTGATGATATGATTTCAACCTTTGAAGATAATTTTAATTTGCAATGGGAAAAGATAAGATTCAGAGAATAA
- a CDS encoding TetR/AcrR family transcriptional regulator: MNTKDLILEKTLKLILDKGTIDISISEIRNCTGLTTGGIYYHFSDKNDIFEAIMQKYMVDYIKIDFDKIHLEGSTKDRIHDALLYILHHFINGREIESINEKINYRSVFMLLTSTGYANDDVRRVISQTGNDIGIFLTDLVEDGKMQNEIRKDFSSKNIAESLYIMYMGIQCVWLDFPSADIDLIFEKNFEMAWQAIEYQ, translated from the coding sequence ATGAACACTAAAGATTTGATTCTTGAAAAAACACTAAAATTAATATTAGATAAAGGCACAATCGACATTTCAATTAGTGAAATTCGAAATTGCACTGGGCTGACAACCGGAGGCATATATTATCATTTTTCAGATAAAAATGACATATTTGAAGCAATTATGCAAAAGTATATGGTGGATTATATTAAAATCGATTTTGATAAAATCCATCTTGAAGGTTCCACAAAGGACAGAATCCATGATGCATTGCTTTATATTTTACATCACTTCATAAACGGTAGGGAAATTGAAAGCATAAATGAAAAAATCAATTATAGAAGCGTATTTATGCTTTTAACCTCAACAGGATATGCCAATGATGATGTTAGAAGAGTAATTTCACAAACAGGAAATGATATTGGAATATTTTTAACCGACCTTGTCGAAGATGGTAAAATGCAAAATGAAATCAGAAAAGATTTTTCAAGTAAAAACATTGCCGAATCATTGTATATCATGTATATGGGAATTCAATGCGTTTGGTTAGATTTCCCAAGTGCGGATATTGATCTCATTTTTGAGAAAAACTTTGAAATGGCATGGCAGGCCATCGAATACCAGTGA